One stretch of Paenibacillus sp. AN1007 DNA includes these proteins:
- a CDS encoding ClbS/DfsB family four-helix bundle protein, protein MSSRETRCSIRREQPDGSSLFGISKRKRYKTIFPRGAIRKLELSHERVMSLIQQHTQEEIMAKKHYKWVKTSNLYSYFAANTADHYIWALKKCAQMAKQL, encoded by the coding sequence ATGAGCAGCAGAGAAACAAGATGCAGCATTCGGAGAGAGCAGCCAGACGGCAGCTCTCTTTTTGGAATATCCAAAAGGAAGAGGTATAAGACTATTTTCCCAAGAGGAGCCATTCGTAAACTGGAACTGAGCCACGAACGAGTCATGTCACTCATACAGCAGCATACCCAAGAAGAGATCATGGCTAAAAAGCATTATAAATGGGTCAAAACAAGCAATCTGTATAGTTACTTTGCGGCTAACACGGCAGATCATTACATATGGGCTTTAAAAAAATGTGCACAAATGGCGAAACAATTATAA
- the cydD gene encoding thiol reductant ABC exporter subunit CydD, which yields MSSLRKSRVLLMAFSLALGAAVISQAVFMAEAVQRIFVEKASFTSIMLLLGILLTVMAVRTLLAYANGSVGIYMAARAKTQMRAVVLQNLTRTSMFSSLQGQTGGKVSVALDAVDEADSYFSQYMPRMMEASIIPIMILAAAFMQHANTGWILLCTAPFIPLFMILVGLQTKNKSEEKYAQLAEFSGTFLDSLQGLVTLKIFGKASRQQQEIERSSLGFRDTTMSILKIAFTNTFMLEAIVMLSIGIVALELAIQLLVYKSMTFHTAFLVLLLVPEFYNLLKNTGTAFHSGRTSMGAMRKVEQMLAEADTTSTANHDGEKEETGKSVQEQAAKEATANHAITRATAPPSIELQNIKFHYAPGSFKLAAEQISIKPGEHTAIVGKSGSGKTTLLHLISGLLQPTSGSVLINGKPLTQIDEADWFRQISYITQHPYIFAGTLADNISIGAEQTMSRVDIERAAEQAGLQTLIAQLEKGLDTPVGEGGRGLSGGEKQRLALARAFLKQPAIILFDEPTVGLDLHTEQILQRSIAALSQKAVMITVAHRLYTIQQADRILFMANGLLADSGTHQELLERLPAYAEMVQVQRTGGIV from the coding sequence ATGTCTTCGCTTCGGAAAAGCAGAGTGCTCCTTATGGCCTTTTCACTGGCCCTGGGTGCAGCTGTTATAAGTCAGGCTGTGTTTATGGCTGAGGCTGTGCAGCGCATTTTTGTAGAAAAGGCATCTTTCACATCGATCATGCTGCTGCTTGGTATATTACTGACCGTTATGGCTGTACGTACGCTGTTAGCATATGCCAACGGCAGCGTTGGCATATACATGGCCGCACGTGCCAAAACCCAAATGCGGGCTGTAGTGTTACAGAATCTGACCCGAACCTCTATGTTCTCGTCGCTGCAGGGGCAGACGGGAGGTAAGGTCAGTGTGGCTCTCGATGCGGTGGACGAAGCGGACAGTTATTTCAGTCAGTACATGCCGCGCATGATGGAAGCATCGATCATTCCGATCATGATTCTGGCTGCTGCATTTATGCAGCATGCTAACACGGGCTGGATTTTGCTGTGCACAGCACCGTTTATCCCGTTGTTCATGATTCTGGTCGGACTGCAGACCAAAAACAAATCCGAAGAAAAATACGCGCAGTTGGCCGAGTTCTCCGGAACATTTCTGGACTCGCTTCAAGGACTCGTTACGTTAAAAATATTTGGAAAAGCCAGCCGCCAGCAGCAGGAGATTGAACGCAGTAGTCTGGGTTTTCGGGATACCACGATGAGTATTCTGAAGATTGCCTTTACGAATACATTTATGCTGGAAGCCATCGTGATGTTAAGCATCGGCATCGTCGCGCTTGAGCTTGCCATTCAGCTGCTTGTGTATAAATCCATGACATTCCATACCGCTTTTCTGGTGCTGCTGCTTGTGCCCGAGTTCTACAACCTGCTTAAAAATACAGGGACTGCTTTTCACAGCGGTCGAACCAGCATGGGAGCCATGCGCAAGGTGGAGCAGATGCTGGCAGAAGCGGATACCACGAGTACAGCAAATCATGATGGCGAGAAGGAAGAAACAGGAAAGTCAGTTCAAGAACAAGCTGCGAAAGAAGCAACAGCTAATCATGCGATAACTCGTGCCACAGCGCCGCCTTCCATCGAACTGCAAAATATAAAGTTTCATTATGCCCCCGGCTCATTTAAACTTGCGGCGGAACAGATCTCGATCAAACCTGGAGAACATACAGCCATTGTCGGCAAAAGCGGTTCAGGTAAAACCACATTACTGCACCTGATCTCCGGGTTACTGCAGCCGACATCCGGTTCCGTTCTAATTAACGGGAAACCGCTGACGCAAATCGATGAAGCCGACTGGTTCCGGCAGATCAGTTACATTACACAGCATCCTTATATTTTTGCGGGTACACTCGCTGACAATATTTCAATTGGCGCAGAACAGACCATGTCGCGTGTGGATATAGAACGAGCCGCTGAACAAGCGGGACTACAGACACTTATTGCGCAGCTGGAAAAAGGATTGGATACTCCAGTAGGGGAAGGCGGGCGCGGGCTGTCCGGCGGTGAGAAGCAGCGGCTGGCGCTTGCTCGCGCTTTCCTGAAACAGCCTGCCATCATTTTGTTTGATGAACCGACGGTTGGACTTGACCTGCACACTGAACAGATTCTGCAGCGTTCCATCGCTGCATTGTCTCAAAAGGCAGTAATGATCACGGTGGCTCATCGTTTATATACGATTCAGCAGGCCGACCGGATTTTGTTTATGGCGAATGGGCTGCTTGCAGATTCCGGAACACATCAGGAACTGCTGGAGCGTCTGCCTGCATATGCCGAGATGGTACAAGTCCAGAGAACAGGAGGGATTGTATGA
- a CDS encoding helix-turn-helix domain-containing protein, which translates to MKYDFNFDQLCPATYAFQVIGGKWNLPILAILSEDDSIRYNELKRRLPGITPTMLTNCLKDLIQYGIVHREQYNEIPPRVEYSLTPSGKELVPLIESMVLWGEKNIQRSSESL; encoded by the coding sequence ATGAAATACGATTTTAATTTTGATCAGCTGTGTCCCGCGACGTATGCTTTTCAGGTGATTGGCGGGAAGTGGAATCTGCCGATTCTGGCCATTCTCAGTGAAGATGACAGCATTCGGTACAATGAGTTAAAAAGAAGACTGCCCGGAATTACGCCAACGATGTTAACGAACTGTTTGAAAGACCTGATTCAATACGGAATCGTTCATCGCGAGCAGTATAACGAAATACCGCCAAGAGTCGAATATTCGCTTACTCCATCCGGCAAAGAGCTGGTGCCTTTGATCGAATCCATGGTGTTATGGGGGGAGAAAAATATACAGCGAAGTTCAGAATCACTTTAG
- a CDS encoding polysaccharide deacetylase family protein — protein sequence MFKSKLIKAAMSAALMSSLFFIPPMPSVGAADAGCPNGYVALTFDDGPSNNTNNILNALKQSGLRATMFNTGQNSQNNQALVRAQVSAGMWIGNHSYTHPDMTKLNTTQMASEITRTQQTIRSITGSSPSLFRPPYGATNGTLKSVISQNGLREVLWNVDSQDWNGANASQIVAAVNRMASGDVILMHDQYQTTLQAIPQIAQNLKSRGLCAGMISSSTGRAVAPDGGTNNPPAAAVRIETENMTKSGQYTGNISSPFNGVVLYANNDAVRTTHNFSTGTHSFSLRGASNNANMARVDLRIGGQTKGTFYYGGSSPAVYTLNNISHGTGNQVIELIVTADDGTWDAYLDYLEIH from the coding sequence ATGTTTAAATCCAAATTAATCAAAGCCGCCATGTCTGCTGCACTTATGAGCTCTTTATTTTTCATTCCACCGATGCCTTCCGTCGGTGCGGCTGATGCCGGCTGTCCCAACGGATATGTGGCTCTGACCTTTGATGATGGTCCTTCGAACAATACAAACAATATTCTTAATGCCTTAAAGCAGTCAGGCCTGCGTGCCACCATGTTTAATACCGGACAAAACTCGCAAAACAATCAGGCACTTGTTCGTGCGCAGGTGTCGGCGGGGATGTGGATTGGCAACCATTCCTATACCCACCCGGATATGACCAAGCTGAATACAACACAGATGGCATCCGAGATTACACGTACCCAGCAGACGATTCGTTCCATTACAGGCTCTTCGCCATCGCTTTTCAGACCGCCGTATGGTGCTACGAACGGAACATTGAAATCGGTGATCAGCCAGAACGGTTTGAGAGAAGTATTATGGAACGTCGATTCACAGGATTGGAACGGTGCGAATGCCTCCCAGATTGTGGCGGCAGTAAATCGCATGGCAAGCGGTGACGTCATTTTGATGCATGATCAGTACCAAACGACACTTCAGGCCATTCCTCAGATTGCTCAAAACCTGAAAAGCCGCGGCCTCTGTGCGGGCATGATCTCGTCATCTACCGGACGAGCTGTTGCACCGGATGGCGGCACCAACAATCCTCCTGCAGCTGCGGTGAGAATCGAAACGGAGAATATGACCAAAAGCGGTCAGTATACCGGTAACATCAGCTCTCCGTTCAACGGAGTTGTCCTGTATGCTAATAACGATGCCGTGCGGACTACACATAACTTCTCAACCGGAACGCATTCATTCTCGCTCAGGGGGGCATCCAACAATGCCAATATGGCGCGGGTAGATCTGAGGATTGGCGGGCAGACCAAAGGCACGTTTTATTATGGAGGCAGCAGCCCCGCCGTTTATACGCTGAATAACATCAGTCATGGAACCGGAAATCAGGTGATTGAATTGATTGTAACCGCTGACGACGGCACATGGGATGCATATCTGGATTATTTGGAAATTCACTAG
- a CDS encoding GNAT family protein has translation MNIIEGKFDHRSETERLVIRPLQNEDYENWLHEFESRFPSRHRHDPGKIDMSDCTPEWFEQLVERHQELARTDAVYIFGVFRKEDGTHLGMIDIATLAREPFQWASFGYTIHNQHWRQGYGQEAVCEVLRMAAADLKFHRLEAHINVDNTPSIKLAERAGLEFECLRKGFIFENEEWTDHLVYYKNLPHVI, from the coding sequence TTGAACATTATTGAAGGTAAATTTGATCATAGGTCGGAAACCGAGCGACTGGTGATTCGACCATTACAAAACGAAGATTATGAGAACTGGCTGCATGAATTCGAAAGCCGCTTTCCCTCTCGGCATCGACATGATCCTGGAAAAATCGATATGAGTGACTGCACACCTGAATGGTTCGAGCAGCTAGTGGAGAGACATCAGGAACTTGCCCGCACCGATGCCGTATATATATTCGGTGTATTCAGAAAAGAAGATGGTACACATCTGGGCATGATTGATATTGCCACGTTGGCTAGAGAACCGTTTCAATGGGCCAGCTTTGGCTACACCATCCACAATCAGCATTGGAGACAAGGATACGGTCAAGAGGCGGTATGCGAAGTTCTCCGTATGGCAGCAGCAGACTTGAAGTTTCACCGATTGGAAGCCCATATTAATGTGGATAACACTCCCTCTATTAAACTGGCTGAACGTGCAGGTCTGGAATTCGAATGTTTGCGAAAAGGTTTCATCTTTGAAAACGAAGAATGGACGGATCATCTCGTGTATTACAAAAACCTGCCTCACGTAATTTAG
- a CDS encoding cytochrome d ubiquinol oxidase subunit II, with product MSYELIGISVLWLFLYGYLIIASIDFGAGFFAFYARLTKQDHLINRLISRYLSPVWEITNVFFVFFYIGIIGFFPDTASYYGAALIVPGSIAVILIAIRGSFYAFENYGSKNNIVYLFLYGAAGLLIPASLSVALTLSEGGFILKQGETISLDYWALFTNPLSWSIVGLAIVSVLFISGSFLTFYASRAEDKGALKLMRNYSLFWSTPTIILALTAFIYLGQHNERHFQNMMDLWWLLALSVAFFMTAMWLLYNGRRYGLAFICIMLQFFCAFFAYGIGQYPYILDPYITIQSSATSPAMGFALVVVFIGGLCLLIPSLILVFRLFLFDADYVKGSK from the coding sequence ATGAGTTATGAGTTGATCGGTATTTCGGTACTCTGGCTGTTCCTGTATGGATATTTAATCATCGCTTCGATTGATTTCGGGGCTGGATTTTTCGCCTTTTATGCACGCCTGACAAAACAGGATCATCTAATTAACCGTTTGATCTCCCGCTATCTGTCACCCGTCTGGGAGATTACGAATGTATTTTTTGTCTTTTTCTATATTGGCATCATCGGATTTTTTCCGGATACGGCTTCCTATTATGGTGCGGCACTTATTGTTCCCGGAAGTATTGCCGTCATTCTGATTGCCATTCGGGGCTCGTTCTATGCTTTTGAAAATTACGGTTCCAAGAATAACATCGTGTACCTGTTTTTATACGGAGCTGCAGGATTGCTGATTCCGGCATCTCTGTCCGTGGCCCTGACTTTGTCCGAGGGCGGGTTCATCCTGAAGCAGGGAGAGACGATTTCCCTGGATTACTGGGCATTGTTTACCAATCCTCTATCCTGGAGCATCGTTGGTCTTGCGATTGTCTCCGTTTTGTTTATCAGCGGATCGTTTCTAACCTTCTACGCTTCGAGGGCAGAGGATAAGGGCGCATTGAAGCTTATGCGTAATTACTCCCTGTTCTGGAGCACACCGACGATTATTCTGGCACTGACAGCATTTATATATCTGGGTCAGCACAACGAACGCCATTTTCAAAATATGATGGACCTCTGGTGGCTGCTCGCTTTATCGGTAGCCTTCTTCATGACTGCCATGTGGCTGCTGTATAACGGACGTCGTTATGGTCTTGCATTTATATGCATCATGCTTCAATTTTTCTGTGCCTTTTTTGCTTACGGGATCGGTCAGTATCCTTACATTCTCGATCCATACATTACGATTCAGAGCAGTGCCACATCGCCAGCTATGGGTTTCGCGCTTGTCGTTGTCTTTATCGGAGGACTATGCCTGCTGATTCCTTCTCTGATTCTTGTGTTCAGATTGTTCCTGTTTGACGCGGACTATGTCAAAGGCAGCAAATAA
- a CDS encoding LysR family transcriptional regulator, whose product MELSDIDIMLAVGRTGKISQAAKELNYAQSNVTTRIKKLEEEYQVQLFDRSAKGVQPTEKGKQFLDYAARLRNLLYDLEQEMTDPEEPSGTLRIGIVETAASRRFIEILNEYQMTYPNVSISLVNATSPKVLRHKIQSSELDGAFISGACVKEGLKVEYEMQDTVHIISKRTETPLETFCQLSWVVFPQGCPYREITEKFLAEEGLSAKNLIEVSTMENLLGCVESGIAVTIMPCSVVHNQPEAYTVHDLSDVLTPTATTFVRGENRYASSALRQFIKLLNEKCMTF is encoded by the coding sequence ATGGAATTATCCGATATTGACATCATGCTCGCCGTTGGACGCACAGGCAAAATCTCACAAGCAGCCAAAGAGCTGAACTATGCCCAGTCCAATGTCACGACACGTATCAAAAAACTGGAAGAAGAATATCAGGTCCAGCTGTTTGACCGCTCTGCCAAAGGTGTACAGCCTACAGAAAAAGGAAAGCAGTTCCTTGATTATGCTGCACGCCTTCGCAACCTGCTGTATGATCTGGAGCAGGAAATGACGGACCCGGAAGAACCATCAGGGACGTTAAGGATCGGAATTGTCGAAACGGCAGCATCACGGCGTTTTATCGAGATATTAAATGAGTACCAGATGACGTATCCAAACGTGTCGATCTCGCTGGTGAATGCTACCTCCCCCAAGGTGCTGCGGCATAAAATTCAGTCTTCTGAACTTGATGGTGCTTTTATTAGCGGGGCATGTGTCAAAGAAGGATTGAAGGTCGAATACGAGATGCAGGATACGGTACACATCATCTCCAAACGAACGGAGACCCCGCTTGAAACATTTTGTCAACTTTCATGGGTTGTGTTTCCGCAGGGATGTCCGTATCGTGAGATTACGGAGAAGTTTCTGGCGGAAGAAGGCCTATCGGCCAAAAACCTGATTGAAGTCAGTACTATGGAAAATCTGCTCGGCTGCGTAGAATCCGGGATTGCGGTTACGATCATGCCCTGCAGCGTTGTCCACAATCAACCTGAGGCATATACAGTGCATGATCTGTCTGATGTACTTACGCCAACCGCCACCACTTTTGTGCGGGGTGAGAACCGATATGCCAGCAGCGCCCTGCGTCAGTTCATAAAGCTGCTAAACGAGAAGTGTATGACCTTCTGA
- a CDS encoding sigma-70 family RNA polymerase sigma factor yields the protein MQQSISQKSNQVMSIYETYADTLFRIAMVHLGRREDAEEATQDTFIKFMEKAPAFHDAEHQKAWLIRVTTNHCKSLLRRGWRKREVKLEASELVITNDPEDQALIELVLSLPVKYRSVVHLYYYEDYAVRDISKILEISESAVKMRLQRGRQLLKLELEGEEQP from the coding sequence ATGCAGCAGTCCATATCCCAGAAGAGCAATCAGGTCATGAGTATCTATGAGACATATGCGGATACGCTGTTCCGGATTGCAATGGTGCACCTCGGCAGACGGGAAGACGCGGAAGAAGCCACTCAGGATACGTTCATTAAATTCATGGAAAAGGCGCCAGCATTTCATGATGCTGAACATCAAAAAGCATGGTTAATTCGAGTAACGACTAATCATTGCAAATCCTTACTCCGTAGAGGCTGGCGTAAGCGGGAAGTCAAACTGGAAGCTTCAGAACTAGTGATCACGAATGATCCTGAGGATCAGGCTTTGATCGAACTGGTGCTGTCTCTACCCGTGAAATATAGATCGGTTGTTCATCTCTATTATTACGAAGATTATGCAGTCCGGGACATCAGCAAGATTTTAGAGATTAGTGAATCGGCAGTAAAGATGAGGTTACAGCGGGGGAGACAACTGTTAAAACTGGAGCTTGAAGGGGAGGAACAGCCATGA
- a CDS encoding DsbA family protein codes for MSNESMMCDLETGVCGISDEEEMQVIDLKQEEKKVTLYYATDPICSHCWALEPVLHRFIEEYGHYFNVEIKMGGLLASWEGFSDGANGIQKPSDVAGHWREVGEHSRMPIDGSLWYDQPIQSSYPPSRVFKVIQRMHPGKEQAFLRRAREAVFALNQNIGEDEVLIELVNQLGLNGKEIVDASSQQAAQDLLEEDFEMTARLGVRGFPSIIIVNKEQQGIKVVGARALETYVQALQQILGETPKPKKIAALSHTFQEGNLLFSKEIEVLYDIDTGDVESYVHSQLPKDTYRIEQILGEMVVQRV; via the coding sequence ATGAGTAACGAATCTATGATGTGTGACCTGGAAACGGGTGTATGCGGCATAAGTGATGAAGAAGAGATGCAGGTTATTGATCTAAAGCAGGAAGAGAAAAAAGTTACGCTGTACTATGCAACCGACCCGATCTGTTCGCACTGCTGGGCACTTGAGCCTGTCCTGCATCGCTTTATTGAAGAGTATGGTCATTACTTTAACGTAGAGATTAAAATGGGAGGATTGCTGGCAAGCTGGGAGGGATTCTCTGATGGTGCAAACGGTATTCAGAAACCTTCCGATGTTGCCGGCCATTGGAGGGAAGTAGGCGAGCACTCACGCATGCCGATTGACGGGTCCTTATGGTATGATCAGCCGATTCAATCTTCCTATCCGCCTTCTCGGGTATTCAAGGTGATTCAGCGTATGCATCCTGGGAAGGAACAGGCATTCCTGAGACGAGCACGAGAAGCCGTCTTTGCATTGAATCAAAATATTGGAGAAGATGAAGTGCTGATTGAACTTGTCAACCAACTCGGACTGAATGGTAAAGAAATCGTGGACGCATCCTCACAGCAAGCTGCACAGGATTTGTTGGAAGAAGATTTTGAGATGACTGCCCGTCTTGGCGTTCGAGGATTCCCCTCTATTATTATCGTGAATAAAGAGCAGCAGGGAATTAAGGTGGTAGGGGCTCGTGCTCTGGAAACGTACGTTCAAGCACTGCAGCAGATTTTGGGTGAGACGCCCAAACCCAAAAAGATCGCGGCCCTGTCTCACACATTCCAAGAAGGGAACCTTCTTTTCTCGAAAGAGATCGAGGTGCTGTACGACATTGATACGGGCGATGTGGAATCCTATGTACATTCACAATTACCAAAAGATACCTACCGGATCGAGCAAATATTAGGAGAAATGGTCGTTCAGCGTGTATAA
- a CDS encoding alkene reductase — protein MSNSFFNIFKPVALGQWNLRNRIVMAPLTRGFARDEDGTVTEEISAYYEQRAKDGVGLIITEGITPMLSGKGTFGVPGLYTEAQTASWKKVTEAVHRHGGTIIAQLWHVGRLSHSDLIGRRPQAPSSIQAQGKVHKLHKSYEMPETMTTEEIKDVVYHFQLAARSAVLAGFDGIELHAAHGYLMDQFINEWTNIRNDEYGGNLQGRLRFLKEVIIAVKKEISTDRIIIRFSEKKDDDPSYAWTSKAETIRAYLELFRETGITILHPSTESYAEVWSDGLNFHQAVRSQWEHTIIGVGNLDLERAEEAINDGVIDLAAFGRPFIANPDLVQRWRSGLPITVYESTKHLSVLK, from the coding sequence ATGTCAAATTCATTTTTTAACATTTTCAAACCTGTAGCACTGGGGCAGTGGAACCTTCGCAACCGCATCGTCATGGCTCCGCTGACAAGGGGCTTTGCACGGGACGAAGACGGAACGGTAACGGAAGAAATTAGTGCATATTACGAACAACGAGCCAAGGATGGCGTCGGTTTGATCATTACCGAGGGCATTACCCCCATGCTCTCGGGTAAAGGAACGTTTGGGGTACCTGGATTATATACAGAGGCACAGACTGCTTCATGGAAAAAGGTAACGGAGGCTGTGCACAGGCACGGCGGCACGATTATCGCACAGTTATGGCATGTGGGCAGATTGTCGCATTCGGACCTGATCGGCAGGAGGCCGCAGGCTCCTTCATCCATCCAGGCACAGGGAAAAGTGCATAAACTTCACAAATCTTACGAAATGCCTGAAACGATGACCACTGAAGAGATCAAAGATGTCGTTTATCATTTCCAATTAGCTGCTCGCAGCGCAGTTTTGGCGGGATTTGACGGAATAGAGCTCCACGCGGCCCACGGTTATCTGATGGACCAATTTATAAATGAGTGGACGAACATACGAAATGACGAGTATGGGGGCAACCTTCAGGGGAGACTTCGCTTTTTGAAAGAGGTCATTATCGCGGTGAAAAAAGAAATCAGCACAGATCGCATCATCATCCGCTTTTCCGAGAAAAAAGATGACGATCCGTCATATGCATGGACTTCCAAGGCAGAGACAATCCGCGCCTATCTGGAGCTTTTCCGTGAAACAGGTATCACGATACTGCACCCCTCAACCGAAAGCTATGCTGAAGTTTGGTCGGATGGACTCAACTTTCATCAGGCGGTTCGCTCACAATGGGAGCACACGATTATCGGCGTAGGGAATCTCGATCTGGAGAGGGCAGAGGAGGCAATCAATGACGGTGTAATTGATCTGGCAGCCTTTGGCCGGCCATTCATTGCCAATCCGGATCTGGTACAGAGATGGAGATCCGGACTTCCGATAACAGTGTATGAGAGCACTAAACATTTATCCGTGCTAAAGTGA
- a CDS encoding cytochrome ubiquinol oxidase subunit I codes for MAIDTVLWSRLVTGLTLGFHVIFATLGVGIPLMIAIAEFIGIRKKDPHYILMAKRWSRGFVISVAVGVVTGTAISLQLALVWPNFMKLAGNVIALPLFMEVFAFFFEAIFLGIYLYTWDRFKNPYIHWLLTIPVVAGAGMSAVFITTVNGFMNQPEGFVMQAGQFTAVNPVQAMLNTATFSKVFHVLSSAYLTGAALLAGIAALAMLRRGVSAYHKKGLNLMMAVVLVFSLFNTLAGDVSAKFLAEHQPEKLAAAEWHFETESGADLILLGWLNAEHEIIGALHLPKILSFLAFGDFNAKVTGLNEFPPDEQPPLLVHYLFDLMAGIGFALLAISGLYFLFVLWKRRNPLNKWMLRLAAVSAPLAFLAVEMGWFYAEIGRQPWIIRGYMRVEEAATSSPSIRILFFVFLLLYIVLGVICVLVLKRLFNNNPAEVELEKWLKSREDRTAAAAGNGGHNQ; via the coding sequence ATGGCAATCGATACCGTCTTATGGAGCAGGCTCGTAACAGGTCTGACACTCGGATTTCACGTTATTTTTGCAACGCTTGGTGTAGGGATTCCGTTAATGATCGCCATTGCTGAGTTTATCGGAATTCGGAAGAAGGACCCCCACTACATACTTATGGCGAAGAGGTGGTCAAGAGGTTTTGTCATCTCGGTGGCTGTTGGAGTGGTGACCGGTACAGCGATCTCACTGCAGCTTGCTCTGGTGTGGCCTAACTTTATGAAGCTGGCTGGGAATGTTATCGCACTGCCGCTTTTCATGGAAGTATTCGCGTTCTTTTTTGAAGCCATTTTCCTGGGCATCTATCTTTACACATGGGATCGGTTCAAAAACCCGTACATTCACTGGCTGCTGACCATTCCTGTAGTTGCGGGAGCAGGGATGTCAGCGGTGTTTATTACAACCGTGAACGGATTTATGAATCAGCCTGAAGGATTTGTAATGCAGGCAGGTCAATTTACTGCGGTAAACCCTGTACAAGCCATGCTGAATACAGCCACATTCTCCAAGGTGTTCCATGTATTAAGCTCGGCTTACTTAACAGGGGCGGCTCTGCTTGCCGGAATCGCTGCGCTGGCCATGTTGAGAAGAGGAGTATCCGCTTATCACAAAAAAGGACTAAATCTGATGATGGCCGTCGTGTTGGTATTCAGTTTATTCAATACACTCGCTGGTGATGTATCCGCCAAATTTTTGGCTGAACACCAGCCGGAGAAGCTCGCTGCTGCCGAATGGCATTTTGAGACGGAGAGCGGCGCAGATTTGATTCTGCTCGGATGGCTGAATGCGGAACATGAGATTATAGGTGCACTGCATCTGCCCAAGATCCTCAGCTTTTTGGCCTTTGGAGATTTTAATGCCAAGGTCACCGGATTGAACGAATTCCCGCCGGATGAGCAGCCTCCGCTGCTTGTGCATTATTTATTCGATCTGATGGCCGGCATTGGATTCGCGCTGCTTGCCATATCCGGTCTATATTTTCTGTTTGTACTCTGGAAGAGACGTAATCCACTCAACAAGTGGATGCTTCGCCTTGCTGCAGTCAGCGCACCGCTTGCCTTTCTAGCTGTGGAGATGGGCTGGTTCTATGCAGAGATCGGTCGGCAGCCGTGGATCATTCGTGGATACATGCGGGTCGAAGAAGCAGCCACTTCATCCCCGAGTATCCGAATTTTATTTTTTGTCTTCCTGCTCTTGTACATCGTGCTCGGCGTGATCTGTGTCCTTGTGTTGAAGCGTCTGTTCAACAACAATCCTGCTGAGGTTGAGCTGGAAAAGTGGTTGAAGTCCAGAGAAGATCGAACGGCTGCAGCTGCAGGGAATGGAGGACATAACCAATGA